The window GGTGGGGATGCGAAGCCCGACTACCCCTCCGCGCTGTGCATCTGCGAGCCGGTGGGCATTCTGCTTGTCGGCATGGGCGCCGCACAGGGGCTGCGCATCTACTCGTGGGGCAAGGagcacctcctgcgccgccgccacctcacCAGCACGCCCGGCCAgcgcatcaccgccatcGACTACGTCttcgcgtcgccgccgggcAGCCGGAACCTGAACACGCGCAACGTGTCATTCTTTGCTGCCGACCTCTACCAGTGTCCGTACGGAGACGCCGAGGGCATGCGGATGGCGCgggagaagcagctgcttATCATCTGCGGCACCGTGAACGCCTCCGTGTTCATTGCCGCGCTACAGCCCGGGTACCCCGCCCCCGCGGCTGCGCATGGTGCGGCGGGAGCGACGACAGCCGCCACGCCATCGTTTCTGCTGCAGATCATGACCGACAGCGTACCGCGGCACATCACGAGTGTTGTTGCTGTGGACGagcgcaccatcgccgcGTCGGACCGCTTTGGCACGGTCGTGTTTTTGCGCATCCCCGAgaccacgcgcacacaatTCGCGCAGCCCGTTCATCAGCTGCAGGAAGCGGAGCTCATCGCCGAGGAGACCTACCTGCGCACCAAGCAGACGTTCCGCGAGGTTGCGCGGCACCACGTCGGCGAGCTTGTGACAGCGCTGCATGTGCAGCCGTACGACCCCTCGCAAGGCACCGACACGGCTCTTGCGACGAAGATTGTGTACTACAGCACCGCACTCGGCAGCATCGGCGCGTACGTGCCACTGCTCTCGGAAGAAGACGGCGCTCTGGCGGCCTacctgcagccgctcctgcacTCGCACATGCGCCCGCTGCTCGGCCCGCCCCCTGCGttgtcgccggcgtcgtACCTGTCGCACCACGTGGTGGACGGCGACGTTGCGCAGTTGCTGCGCGGCGGGGCCACCACACCGTTCTCTGCAGCCGCGAAGGACGACATTGCCGACGAGCTGGAGCGGCAAGTCAAGATGGAAGCGGCACGTCGTAACGTCTTGGGGCTGCCGAAGCGCACTCTGCCGTCGCTAACGGAGCTCAttgcgaagcagcgcgcgctACTCACCCTACCGCTATAGGCAGACGTAGACGGCacacagcgaaaaaaaaaatgtggaagagagagagatactGCCGCGTGGAAAGTTTGAGGAGAGAGTCGTGCGTAATGTCCAGTTGTGTGCGATCCGTGATGGTGACGCTGGGATGTGGATGACTGACCGTGTGGGCACCGCTTGACCGTGTTTCTGTTTTACGTGTCTGTGGGCCCCTGCGCGCTCAGTTCAGCTGCGCCCATCGTCCCCCCCCCGGTTTGTTTATCGATGGGTCTCTTGCCTGTGTTAGTATGTTGTATTCATCGGCCGCCTACTAACTCGATTGGTGCGTGGCACGCAAAGGGcggaagggggagaagagggagcaTTATCGGGCACGTGCGTAGAGAGGGTCGTCCGCTGACATCATCCATCAGCACGTGTCCACGCGTCCTCCTCTGTGTGTCGTGCCATCGCTTTCTCGGCAATCATTTCCTTGTGCCGCttagcacacacacacaaacgcataCCTTCTCTCCGCCGCACCTTCGACGAAGGTTCTGCAACGTTCCTCATGTCAAGAAGGTGGGCGGGGCGGGGTGTAGCTCTCGACGACTTTGCTAGTGTTGCTGTGTGGCGGCGAACGGGGATGTGAAggctccctctttccccaGCGAAACGATGAGCGTTGCAATAACCTGAAGCACACATGACTTCGTGAAGAGCCGGATGGCGTGGAAATGTAGTGCGGAACGAGAGAATGGGAGGTGAGGCGAATCAAGGATAACCCGTACGATTCGATGGACGCCTCGAGCATCCTCACattcacacacgcacacacacacacacacacacacacctgcacatGCGCTGTCCTCCACCGAGGCAAAAGAGGGATGGTGGATGATAAGCCAGAGGGGTTCCTCATCGTTGTCGCAGCGCGCCATGTCACGGTCATGCGCATCTGTACTCGTACTTCTTGCCTCGCCTCCATTTTCTGCATCGCgtgctcccccccccccaccctccacATCCGTCCTGTTGGCATTGCGACACGCtcacacgagcacacacacacacacacacgcatacccGCCTGGCGCCTGTTCCTCACAAAACCTGCGTCTCACCAGACAACCACGtcactctcctcctccccgccgTAGACTGTCATCTTCTCCCCACCCTcgctcgccaccgcccccttccccactcCGGTTCAGCAATGGCCATCATCCGCGACGCACTTATCCGCGTGGCGGCTCTCGCCACCATGCTAGCGCTGCTCTGTGTCGtgtccaccgccaccgccgccaccatctcCGACGGGAGCACGCAGTACTTCGTGAAGCTGTGGTCAGGCAAGTACCCGCTCAAATACGTGTGGTCCGGCAAGGATATTTGCAAGTACGAGGGCATCTCCTGCGACACGGTTAAGCAGACGGTGACGATGCTGCTCCCCAAGATCGGCCTCACGGGCACCATCCCCGGCTACGGCTCCAAGGCGGGCTTCAAGCCTGCCAATGTGCGTGTGATCACCATCAACCTCATGGGGAACAACGAGCTCACCGGTGCCTTTCCGGAGCACTACGGACAACtgaggcagctgcaggaacTGTACTTGATGAACACGTCGCTGCAGGGCACCATCCCGCAGGCGTGGAACAACCTCGCCAACCTCGTGATTCTGGACGTGTCAAACACGAAGGCGTGCGGCAACCTGCCGGCCTGGGACGCCAAGAGCATGAAGTCGCTCCAGTACATGCACTTCACAGGCAACAGCCTGATGAAGGGCTCCATCCCGGCGAGCCTTGCCACATTTGGCGCCGTTTCCTTCGACACCACCGGCTGTAAGTTCTGTGGCTGCCTCCCCTCGGAGTTCTCGAGTAGCATGTACATGATGATGCAGCTGATCAGCAGCCAGCCCCAGGTGAACACGCAGGACTGCATGACGGCCAACACGTGCACGGTCCAGCACATGAGCTGTAAAGCCAAGGcgaacgccgccgcgattGCCTGCAGCCGCGCGAGCGTCGCGGCAGTCGTGGCCGGCGTTCTCATcgcggtggcgtcgctcCTCGCGTAGGCAGTAAGAGGGAACCGGCAtgaggagaggcagagagatgCGAATGAATACGAGGAATCCATTGTTtacggagaaggaggcggtCAGTGCGCGTGGCTCGCGTacatgtctctctctctgtgtttgtgtcgggagtgggtgggtgggtggggaggggtgagggatACGCACGGGcacactgccgctgccgccaacaACCTCCGCCGCCATCCGCCACCATTCTCTGGCACGCATGCCTCATATTGGGGTTCCGATTGTCTAATAGGTTTTTGTGTCTCCTCTTCCCACCTCATTCTTGCTATACTCCACCGCACCGCCACATCATCCATGGTGGTGCGCTGGTGGCAGCTACCCATGCTTCCTTCCTGTCATCCCATccacccaccacccctcACCCTATCCCTTCCTCATATGCTTCACACCCCTCCCCGTGCCTGCATGCCTGCCTCTCTTGTCGGTCGGTCTGCCGGGTGTGTCGAGTCGACAgcgccctcacccccccctcctccgcacacacacaccggcatCGACCTCTCCCCCTTCGTCTGTTACCTTCTTGGGcatggagagaaagagagacaacgacgaagacgaggacggcgacgcacacacaacacacatCGCTCGCGCGAGCACGGAGACGGGTGTAGTTGCGCCCTGCGCACCTCACGCGATACACAAGCgacgagagagggcgggaACCAGATGGCGGGGGAGGCGCACGGCTTTGCTTTTATGCCTTCCCGTGTGCCTTTGTATGCGCgtatgtgtacgtgtgtgtgtgtgtgtgttcacGTGCAGGGGTATCCATGCGGACGTGTATGCGTCCCTAAAGAAGAAGCGAGTGAGTGAGCGCGAGCTGACTCGTGGTCGGCATCACTATGCTTCATCTCGCCCTACCTTGGCCATCATCCGCATCATCTCCATGGTCACATGCACGCCGTAATGCACCTCGCTTCCGCATTTcctgtgtgggtgtgggtgtgggtgtgggtgtcaCCTTTCCTAGTTTCTTTGCCTTgccatcccctccccctatatacgtatatatatatatatatatacctgCATGTCTCGCTCTTTcccatgcacacgcacatgcgacGCGGCAGGCAAGCATCGCCCTCCGTCTACAGCGTGGACAATGCGAAGTGGTGTGCGGCTGTACTGCGTGCATGTGGGCAGGAGGACATGCCTCGTGTATGTGCGTAGCCCCTCTTTGTTCTTTTCTGACTTGTTTCCTTGTTGCGCGTATGTGCCTATGAACGTGTGTATTATTCTGTGTTGCTGACTTGCTGCCCGTCGGCGCGCTGGGTGTGTGTACTGGGTGTACGCGGCTGTCTGTAggtctctgtgtgtgtgtgtgtgtttgtgtgcatctTAGTAGCGCTCGTGTTGCATTTTGTATACCGTGACGCGCCATCCATGAATGGGCCTCCATCATCGCCTTCTATCCCGCCTTCCTTCCATTTCcacttccccctcccctcggcCGCCTCACCGCCATCTTcttgtctgtgcgtgcacactacacacacgcgcatacacacatacatgtaaatatatatatatatatacgcgtATATATGTGCATGCTCATGTGTCCAATGGTAGTGATTTCCATTGATTTCGAATCATCTATTTCGTGGAACGGTGATGGAGAGTGGAGCGCCACTGCGCACAACCACACCCACCGTCATTCTTTCGATTTGTGCAcaccatctctctccctctcgcctcgctctgtacgtgcgtgtgcgtctgcctccctctcctgcttTCGGGCCGACACATGACACTccgcggtggaggaggcagcggcccTGCCGCGTCTTCGCTGTCTACGATGGACTTCCCATTACACGTAGCCTCGCCGTCCCCCACCGCgtcatcctcctcgcccgcccccaccgcagccgcagcagcctccACATCGCTACTGAGCTCGTCCAACGCGCTGGAGCTGATGCGCACGTATCACATGTACGTGCGGGTGCACAAGACGCGCTGCCGGTATCTTCTTCTTCTGCTACTGATGCTCCTCTACTACTTCCAGTGCACCTTGTGCGGGCGGCACGACATTCTCATGAACGCTGCCGGCGAGGGGTCGTACAGGGGTCTGAGCGGCGGTGTTGCAGGTAGCAGTGCTGTGGGAGGCGCCGGCCTCGCTGGTACCGGAGCCGGAGGCCCTTCAAAGGACGGCGGCCTACGCCTCGGTCTAGCCGCTCCAGACACGGAGGCTGcgggcgatgacggcggtCTGGCGGGCAGCTCCGAAGGCAGGCGTCGCCGTTacgcgcggccgccgcttatcgcgcgtgcgctgggcGGCATAGGGGCGACGGTGGGCCGAATGGACCTGTGCGAAATAGAGTGGTGGCCCCCGTCCAACCGGACACCAGACGCGACCGACGCACACTATGAGCAAGGGCTGAACGTGGCTACCCCCAACGCGGCCTCTCTTTCGCTGGCTCGCAGTGAACCGCCATGGTCAGCCAATACACAGCGTGGGCTCGTCGCGGCCATCGCCCGCAGCGCAACGCGACTATCAGGTCTTCTGTTTGGCCAGGACCCCCCACCGTACGAGCGGGCGCTGAGAGCCTTCTTCCGCACGCGGCAGGCGACGTCGGGCGGGTCGTGCAACCGCTGTCAGGCCCGCGCCATCGACAAAGGCGTCCAGAAAGAGCTGATCAACTACAACGCCTTCGCGCGAGACTTTAAGCTCCGcgtcccgctgctgctctatTACAACCGCATGCCCGTCTACGCCATGATGCAGCACCTGCGGCTCATGCGGGCTCGAAGCTACCAGTTGCTGGATTACATGAGTCGCGGCCACGCCTCGCAGAGCCGGCCGGAAACAGCggcgggcgacggcgccgacagcCCAGACTTgcacgcgcggcagctgcgctttGAGCTGGCACGGCTGTCGCTGGTCTTTtatctgcagcgcctccacctgcgcgcgctgcggcacgcggACGCCATGCGGCTGGAGACGTTCCACTTCCTCCGCTATCTTAGCTCCACCATCCCCGTCCTGCGCAGCGTCTGGGTGGGGCAGGATCACTGCAGCTGGCCAGGCGTCTcgtgcgtcgtcgtccgcgtTCCGCTGAACTCGCTGATCGACAGCGAGCACCCTGCTGTGCAGGCGTTCGTGGAGGACATCTTCTCTGTCTGCCGCGGCCCGCGGTgccgacagcggcgctgcgccgcgccgtcctGCTCGGCCTACACACGCCATCTGACGCGCCGCCTGTTcacctcggcggcgccggcgtacTGGCTCAAGTGGGACCGCACGGACGACACGGCAGCGATGGACGAGATGATCTGGGAGAAGGCCCCCACCTCAtcacgcggtgctgccggcgtcaATGggatggcggcagcaccaccgccatctccctcggccgcctccaccggcaCTGACGGAGACGCAGGGCGCAGCGGAAGCACAAAGGCAGCATCCGCAagctccgcggcggcggcagcagcccgcTCGAGCCGCGGCACCCCTGCGAGATCGAAACGGTCGGTGTGGACGGAGCAGATGTTCGCGTACGAGCACCCGCACCTGGTCCTGACGGAACCAACCTTGCTCGTCGACATCGACGTGCAGAACATCATCCAGGAGATGGTCGAGCCCGTCGTCGCAAGTGCCCCTtgcaacggcggcgacaaCGAATGGGCGCCGTCATCACCGTCGCCATCAGCGACTCTCTCAGGCCCCCCGTCAGACTTCGCCACGCCGGAGTACGCCGAGGACGTCGAGCGGCCACTCACTGGTGATCTCTTCAGtatgcagcgccgccttctccggACGATTGCCGAGGCCGCGCCGCGGGGGCTGCAGTACGGCAAGCAGCGCAACGACAGCTCCACCGTGACGATCCCGTACACCTTTGTCAAGCTGAACTTGGTGAACATGGGGCTGCGTGGGTACTTGCCGGACTTCTACGACATCGCGTCCGCGTATGATGAGCAGCGagacgctgtcgctgctcatGGAAAGCGCGAGGGCACCAACaaaggcagcggtggtgccaGCGGCACCCAGTCGGGCTTCGTCGATGCTTGCGAGGCGGCGAACCTTCCGtccgcaacagcagccgcgaccCGGCAATGCAGCAGCAAGTCAGCGCCGGAAGCCAGCGTGCTCACCCCTCGCTCTGACCTGTACTGGGGCCGTCGCTCTCGCATGCGCATGTTGGAACCACGCAACTTgtcctctgcctccctcgcAATGgcctcggcgcggcggcctctAGCGTCTGTGGCGGCGATCGGAAGCGAGCTGCAGTGGGTGCTGCGTCGGCTGGAGAAGATCGGCCAGCGCAACCACCACGAAGACCTTGCCGCCTACTTCTCCGAGGTGGCCTCGCTGGCCCGCTTTCAAAATGAGCAGTGGAGCCCCTACCGGTGGCCGGAGACGATGATCGCCGCCATGAGCGACGTGTCGCAGTCCGCCACGCGGCGGCTCTACAGCATCCTCGAGGACAGCGCCTTCTCCCCAAGCTTTACCGACCCGGTGCAGAGCATCGATCACAGCGTGAACGCCTTCGGGGAGCTGAACCCGCGTCTGATCGGCCTTCTGTCACTCGACGTCTCGGCAAACCCGTTGCTGACGCATCTGTTTCCACGAACGTGGTTGTCTATCCCGCATCTGCAGTCAGTGCGGACGACCGGCACTTCCATCctgacaccgccgctgcggctgcggccaCGCCTCTACAACCACGCCGCCTACTGCCCTGCGTCGTCTATGCGCTTCGGCAGTGGTATGAAGGcggacgccgacgaggcaATGGGCGAACGACGCCGCAGGGATACGGAggtgacagcagcgacggagaCGGCACTTGACAAGGTCGAGGTATCCTCTGCTACGGGGAGCAGCCTTCATGACAAGGACTTCATTGGTGCTGTGCTCATGCCGCCCTTCTCCAAAATCGACACTGTGTTCTCTGCCAGCAGCCCGTCGGAAACTATCTTCCAGCATCAGGACCCCCTCACCGGCCGGCGTCTCCTCAACTATCCAGCCTCCCTCCATGACGGCTTTGTGCAGGGCATCAAACGCCTCCTCTCACTGCAGTAGCTAGTCAGctccctgcctccctccctccctcacccatCCATCCCACCCCATGTTACTACGAGTTAAGGCCCGCCTCGTGCGCAGAGAAGCGCCCGTGAGACAGACGCGCGTGGATGAGTGTGAGCctccgcgtgtgtgtgtgtgtgtgtgtgtgttccttGTTGTTTCCGGTCGCACCCTTCAACATGGCGTGCCAatctcaccaccaccaccactaccagcgctcccctccctttcgcCGTCCTGCGCCGCATCCCTCCTCGATATGCGGCACCTCTCATCCACGCTACTCGTGATGCAACCAACCCACACATCCATTACCTCACGTCCAtcctctctccgctctctctccttcccccaccctcccGCCCCAGCGTCAAGGCCTgactgcgctgccgctcatcTCTCGAGTGCACATCATCTGACACACCCACCGgcccgcacccacacacggcAGCACCAAAGATCACCATCCGTGtcgttgcgtgcgtgccaaTCAAGAAGGATGCTGCTGTCCTcccccgcggcggcagcgccgaacgccagtggcggcggcagtggtggtgcagcCGCTGGCGACGAGGTTGTCTCGCCCACCCTGGAAACATCGACGGCGCTTTccacagcgcatgcgcagctcGTGCTTTTAGAATATGCGattcgtgctgctgccgccagcgctgtcCCCAGTGATGCCTCTGCCCAGTCACATCGAAAGGCATCCGAAGCGACGCGCACAATGAGCGCGACCGTGGGCTCGCAAAACTCCCTGCTCCCCGGGCCTGTACCGGCTGAGTCCGGCTCTCCGACGAGCATcatggcggcgacgcggctgtCCAGTGTGACGGCAACAGCGCCGTCAGGTGCCAGCGAACGGCTCAGCGCGCTGCACGACAACCTGCGGCGTGTTCGGCGCCTCATGCAGCAATACGAGGAGGCCTCGCAGCGCGTCATCAAGGTACACCTGCTTCCCTCCTCCGAGACGGGCGAGGAGACTCTCGGGTCAGTGGCCACGCCCACTGCGCATGCCGTTCAAAGGACGAAGGAGGTGaccccgcagcagccgagcgTCTcggtcgccgcagccgcagcagcagcagaccgCCCGTTTCTTGAGCAGCACAGCTCAAACTCGGCAAACGttgccagcagcggcaaaccagccgcagagcagcagaaCACCCTCCCGTccctgcaccagcgccgagcGCTtgccagcgacgccgtctTCACGCGTTTCTGCGGGTTGCGCGTCACTCCTGATCAGTTGCTCCTGCCACTtccgccgccagcgaccCCGACCGCCTCACCTGCATCGCCCGAgttcgcgcagcagcgcatgtcACCGCGAGgcatcgacgacgatgctgaggaaaaaaagagcggAAATGGGAGTGGCTTGGTGAGCCACTACTCCGAGCCCGTGAAGAAGCGTGGtagcaacaacaaaaccagcagcagccagaTGGTGGGTAGCCGGAATGCGAAAGCCCAGCACAGCTCGGCTTCCAGCAGCCCCAGGCACTCTCCCGTGTCTcgcacggcgcagcaacgGAAGCGCACGAGCGCCGAGGCCGTACTGGAGGAATACGCGAAGCTCTTCTATCGCCCCTCCGCcacagcggcatcgccgccggcggcaccgtcagaCAACACTAAAGTCACCAAAGCGGGAAGCCTGTCCTCATCGACACCGACTGATGACGGTGAAGTGGCGCGACCGCTACaggagacgcagcagcagtttGCGGCCCTGCAGCGGTGTCATCTGTTTGCCTACGAGGCACACCTGAggtctgcggctgcgcttgCTGATAGCCAGGGCAAAGACAATGACGTCAGTACCATCACAAGAGGAATAACAGCTGTCGGGGCAGCGACAGCCGGCGCGCAAGTCGACGATATCAGTTGGCAGCACATACCTGTCGCCGTTCAGCACATGCAGGACAGCCTCACAGCGCTGCAGGCCCGTTTTACGCGTGACTCGCACTacgccagctgcggcggacAACCAATCGCCCTCGTGCATCAGTTGCAAACCTGGACGCAGCCGCTGATCCAGAATTTGAACGAGCTCCTCTCGAACTCCACCTTGGAGGAAAAGGACGAGAACACGCGTGAGAAGCTGCGACGCATGAAGTTTgacgcggaggagctgcagcaggcgcaggcgcaggcaaTCTCGAACGGCGATATGCAGCGCTCCGAGGAGCTCTATTACGAGCAGGCGTCGCTGGCTGAGGCGATGGCAGGGCCCTACGACGAGTTGGAGGCGATAATGCGGAAGTACGGAGAGGTGTGCGTCGAcgcgccgctgacgcgcgtgctggagcagcgcGATCTGCTTACGACGCGGCTGACGCGCGTGATCGAGGAGCACACGAGCAAACTCTCGGAGGTCACCCTCGATGCGGAGCGggtgaaggagaagcggcgggccgtggcgcaggcgcgtcATCGACAGCGCAACAATATGTCGACGTACAACCACACATGGAAGAAGGCGTGGCAGACGAACAGCGACCAGCAGATGGCGTGCTACCGCGcgatggagcagctggagaagcagctgaacgacctgcagcaggcgcaaAGCTTCCTCGTAGACGACTGGATCAGCCATGTCACGCAGGAGCGCCAGAGGGAGGCGGACGCGGCATCCTTTGCGTGCTTCGCAGACGCCAGGGCagccgccctcgccgagaCGCAGCGCAACCTACAGACAGTTGTCGATGGCGTGCGCCAGTACAGTGGGGCTGTGCAGTTTAGCTGCCGTCACGTCGAGGCCTTCGTccgcgaggtgctgcgaggTCATCTCAGCCACTCTCAGGTGGCGCTTCGCAAGGACCGACTGGAGCAGTTCAGCGCCCTCTACCTCACGCTCGGCGACCTGCGCTTCAAGAAGGCGCGCAACGCCGAGGAAATCGAAAAGAAGATTGAGTACtacacgctgcagcaggaggtTGCCATGGACGCGCTCAACCCGAAGGCGAAGGAGTTCAGCAAAACCAAGCAGCGCTATGAGGCCGCGAAGGCCGAGGTGCAGAAGCAGATCGACCAGCTCGACCAGCGCAGTCGACTACAGCTTGAACGCTTCCGGCcgacggagcagctgctccgcgagGCTGGCGTGGACTTTGTGTCccccgaggaggagctcgccAGACGCACGCAGCAACGGTCGCAGAAGCTTCTCGAGTACCAGAAACTGATAGAGGATGGCATCGGCGTGCGGCCGAcctcgagcgccgcctcacGCTCCCCTGCGACGCTCACCACCATGGCAGCTTCACAAGCGACGACCTCCTCTACTCGGACTGAAGGTGCGAAGGG of the Leishmania donovani BPK282A1 complete genome, chromosome 5 genome contains:
- a CDS encoding surface antigen-like protein, which translates into the protein MAIIRDALIRVAALATMLALLCVVSTATAATISDGSTQYFVKLWSGKYPLKYVWSGKDICKYEGISCDTVKQTVTMLLPKIGLTGTIPGYGSKAGFKPANVRVITINLMGNNELTGAFPEHYGQLRQLQELYLMNTSLQGTIPQAWNNLANLVILDVSNTKACGNLPAWDAKSMKSLQYMHFTGNSLMKGSIPASLATFGAVSFDTTGCKFCGCLPSEFSSSMYMMMQLISSQPQVNTQDCMTANTCTVQHMSCKAKANAAAIACSRASVAAVVAGVLIAVASLLA
- a CDS encoding paraflagellar rod protein, putative, which gives rise to MLLSSPAAAAPNASGGGSGGAAAGDEVVSPTLETSTALSTAHAQLVLLEYAIRAAAASAVPSDASAQSHRKASEATRTMSATVGSQNSLLPGPVPAESGSPTSIMAATRLSSVTATAPSGASERLSALHDNLRRVRRLMQQYEEASQRVIKVHLLPSSETGEETLGSVATPTAHAVQRTKEVTPQQPSVSVAAAAAAADRPFLEQHSSNSANVASSGKPAAEQQNTLPSLHQRRALASDAVFTRFCGLRVTPDQLLLPLPPPATPTASPASPEFAQQRMSPRGIDDDAEEKKSGNGSGLVSHYSEPVKKRGSNNKTSSSQMVGSRNAKAQHSSASSSPRHSPVSRTAQQRKRTSAEAVLEEYAKLFYRPSATAASPPAAPSDNTKVTKAGSLSSSTPTDDGEVARPLQETQQQFAALQRCHLFAYEAHLRSAAALADSQGKDNDVSTITRGITAVGAATAGAQVDDISWQHIPVAVQHMQDSLTALQARFTRDSHYASCGGQPIALVHQLQTWTQPLIQNLNELLSNSTLEEKDENTREKLRRMKFDAEELQQAQAQAISNGDMQRSEELYYEQASLAEAMAGPYDELEAIMRKYGEVCVDAPLTRVLEQRDLLTTRLTRVIEEHTSKLSEVTLDAERVKEKRRAVAQARHRQRNNMSTYNHTWKKAWQTNSDQQMACYRAMEQLEKQLNDLQQAQSFLVDDWISHVTQERQREADAASFACFADARAAALAETQRNLQTVVDGVRQYSGAVQFSCRHVEAFVREVLRGHLSHSQVALRKDRLEQFSALYLTLGDLRFKKARNAEEIEKKIEYYTLQQEVAMDALNPKAKEFSKTKQRYEAAKAEVQKQIDQLDQRSRLQLERFRPTEQLLREAGVDFVSPEEELARRTQQRSQKLLEYQKLIEDGIGVRPTSSAASRSPATLTTMAASQATTSSTRTEGAKGLTGTNAPSPPRLQAVGSLHSCPRPPSAGEAANPTATASGALCGKNGRQLPPLRRMNHTYPPSQRTDHSDGSDEPTATTTEPSPQGANQTSTAATVAAAPTAASLSSLHATEERIMQGISKMAVTDRGRAHTSSGAASIRCKRSKR